From one Lycium barbarum isolate Lr01 chromosome 6, ASM1917538v2, whole genome shotgun sequence genomic stretch:
- the LOC132599410 gene encoding uncharacterized protein LOC132599410, whose translation MSLHCYHRCLSLLLLVTATAAEDPSTVISRFQQYLQINTAQPHPNYYEAAHFIRSQAESLSLESRTLELVEGKPLILLKWEGKDPSLPSILLNSHTDIVPSEHHKWTHPPLSAHLDSTTGNIYARGSQDMKCVGLQYLEAIRKLKASGFRPLRTVYLSYVPDEEIGGIDGAGKFADSDAFAKMNVGIVLDEGLASPTDSYRAFYGERSPWWLVVKAVGAPGHGAKLYDNTAMENLLKSIETIRRFRAAQFDLVKARLKAEGEVISVNMVFLKSGTPSPSGFVMNLQPSEAQAGFDIRVPPTADQASLERRIAEEWAPASRNMTFEFKQKVSVNDKFGRPAVTAVDSSNIWWALLEDAIIKANARLGKPEIFPASTDARYFRELGLPAIGFSPMANTPILLHDHNEFLNKDEYLKGIDVYESIIKTYASYIQHPRDDASKEEL comes from the exons ATGAGTTTGCACTGTTATCATCGTTGTCTGTCATTGCTGTTGTTGGTCACAGCGACGGCGGCGGAAGATCCGTCTACAGTCATATCAAGATTCCAGCAGTACCTTCAGATCAACACAGCCCAACCTCACCCCAACTACTATGAAGCTGCCCACTTTATAAGATCGCAGGCCGAGTCTCTATCCCTCGAGTCCCGGACCCTGGAGCTCGTCGAGGGCAAGCCTTTGATTCTGCTCAAATGGGAAGGCAAGGACCCCAGCCTCCCTTCCATCCTCCTCAACTCACATACCGATATTGTCCCTTCGGAGCATCACAAGTGGACTCACCCGCCTCTCTCCGCCCACTTAGATTCCACCACCGGCAACATCTACGCCCGGGGTTCTCAGGACATGAAGTGCGTGGGGTTGCAGTACCTGGAGGCCATTCGAAAACTCAAGGCTTCTGGCTTCCGCCCGCTGCGCACTGTCTACCTCTCCTACGTTCCCGACGAGGAGATCGGTGGAATTGATGGTGCCGGAAAGTTTGCTGATTCCGATGCCTTTGCCAAGATGAATGTTGGGATTGTACTTGATGAAGGCTTGGCTTCTCCCACCGACAGCTATCGTGCATTCTATGGAGAGAGGTCCCCCTGGTGGCTGGTCGTTAAGGCCGTGGGTGCTCCTGGACACGGGGCTAAGCTCTATGATAATACTGCCATGGAGAATCTGCTTAAAAGCATCGAAACTATAAGGAGATTCAGAGCTGCGCAGTTCGATCTAGTTAAGGCCCGACTGAAAGCTGAAGGCGAGGTCATTTCTGTTAATATGGTCTTCTTGAAATCTGGCACCCCTTCTCCCTCT GGTTTTGTCATGAACCTGCAGCCATCTGAAGCCCAAGCAGGATTTGACATCAGAGTACCACCAACTGCAGATCAGGCATCCTTAGAGAGGCGAATAGCTGAGGAATGGGCACCTGCTTCACGCAACATGACTTTTGAG TTCAAGCAAAAGGTGTCTGTGAATGACAAGTTCGGAAGGCCAGCCGTTACAGCTGTTGACAGTTCCAATATTTGGTGGGCACTGCTTGAAGATGCTATCATCAAAGCTAATGCCAGACTTGGGAAACCAGAAATATTTCCTGCATCAACAGATGCACGCTATTTTCGGGAGCTAGGCCTGCCAGCAATAGGATTTTCTCCGATGGCAAACACTCCCATTCTTCTTCATGACCACAACGAG TTCTTGAACAAGGATGAGTATTTGAAAGGTATTGATGTTTACGAGTCAATAATCAAAACATATGCATCTTATATTCAGCATCCAAGAGATGATGCTTCGAAAGAAGAATTATGA